The Microbacterium sp. LWO12-1.2 genome includes a window with the following:
- a CDS encoding amidohydrolase → MTHTLFTNAKVFTGETETSFASAFRITDGLIDWVGDAGEVSDEAGIDLGGRTVLPGLIDSHTHPALIAGTAPAAECFPPAVTSADDLVAVLRAHADALADPEAWVLGRGFDDTKFPGRRMPTAADLDRVSTTRPVLVWRCDAHSAVCNTRALEIAGITADTVDPEGSRFERDAEGRPNGVLTEIAAVGAVAAFIPAPTRDAQIDAVVALGEELASRGIVAVCDLLSSRIDDPVATFRAAVERGLRTRVALYPGWDPAAPLADLVEGDREGQIRVAGVKVVLDGAYSNRTAWVHEAYPESCDHGLRLVDDADVLAAADWARRNHVQLAVHAMGDRALDRVVELFAEAEPWLDGIPSVRIEHATIVSDDYLARLRSARMRFGIATHTVFFFAEYDGYEKALRAEQVPDAYPIARLYAGLDPLALSSDRPATAWSGADDVMLSVEAAVRRRTYNGIDFGPEAAITVPQALLLYTGRARLLSPLEGVGQLAPGFDGSFAVLDRDVFTVPDDEISGVRVAETWIRGERVS, encoded by the coding sequence ATGACACACACGCTGTTCACGAACGCGAAGGTCTTCACGGGAGAGACCGAGACGAGCTTCGCCTCGGCGTTCCGCATCACCGATGGCCTGATCGACTGGGTCGGCGATGCGGGTGAGGTTTCGGACGAAGCGGGCATCGACCTGGGCGGGCGCACGGTGCTGCCCGGCCTCATCGACAGCCACACGCATCCGGCTCTGATCGCCGGGACCGCACCGGCGGCGGAGTGCTTCCCGCCCGCCGTGACGTCGGCGGACGATCTGGTCGCTGTGCTGCGCGCTCATGCCGACGCCCTTGCCGACCCCGAGGCCTGGGTGCTCGGCCGCGGATTCGACGACACCAAGTTCCCCGGGCGCCGTATGCCGACCGCCGCGGATCTCGACCGGGTGAGCACCACACGCCCGGTGCTGGTGTGGCGCTGCGACGCGCACTCCGCGGTGTGCAACACCCGTGCGCTCGAGATCGCCGGCATCACGGCGGACACCGTCGATCCGGAGGGGTCGCGGTTCGAGCGCGACGCGGAAGGACGGCCGAACGGAGTGCTCACCGAGATCGCCGCGGTCGGCGCGGTGGCCGCCTTCATCCCCGCCCCCACCCGTGACGCGCAGATCGATGCCGTGGTCGCCCTCGGCGAGGAGCTCGCCTCGCGCGGCATCGTCGCCGTGTGCGATCTGCTCTCCAGCCGGATCGACGACCCGGTGGCGACGTTCCGCGCGGCGGTCGAGCGCGGCCTGCGCACCCGCGTCGCGCTGTACCCCGGGTGGGACCCCGCCGCACCTCTCGCGGATCTCGTCGAGGGCGATCGCGAAGGCCAGATCCGCGTCGCCGGCGTGAAGGTGGTGCTCGACGGCGCCTACTCCAACCGCACCGCGTGGGTGCACGAGGCGTACCCGGAATCCTGCGATCACGGTCTGCGCCTGGTCGACGACGCCGACGTGCTGGCCGCGGCCGACTGGGCCCGCCGCAATCACGTGCAGCTCGCGGTGCACGCGATGGGCGACCGCGCGCTCGACCGCGTGGTCGAGCTCTTCGCCGAGGCGGAGCCGTGGCTCGACGGCATCCCCTCGGTGCGCATCGAGCACGCGACGATCGTGAGCGACGACTACCTCGCCCGCCTCCGCTCCGCCCGCATGCGCTTCGGCATCGCCACGCACACCGTGTTCTTCTTCGCCGAGTACGACGGATACGAGAAAGCGCTGCGTGCCGAGCAGGTGCCGGATGCGTATCCGATCGCGCGCCTGTACGCGGGTCTCGACCCGCTCGCGCTGTCGTCCGACCGGCCGGCCACGGCCTGGAGTGGAGCGGATGACGTGATGCTCTCGGTCGAGGCCGCAGTGCGGCGGCGCACCTACAACGGCATCGACTTCGGTCCTGAGGCGGCGATCACGGTGCCGCAGGCTCTGCTGTTGTATACGGGGCGCGCGCGACTGCTCTCGCCGCTGGAGGGGGTCGGTCAGCTGGCGCCGGGATTCGACGGCAGCTTCGCGGTGCTCGACCGCGACGTGTTCACGGTGCCGGACGACGAGATCTCCGGGGTGCGCGTCGCCGAGACCTGGATCCGCGGGGAGC
- a CDS encoding amidohydrolase — protein sequence MSHASALTLQNVRPYDGAEPVDVVVRDGLIAAIAPAGRTPAEGEAVDGAGRWIGPGFWDAHVHFTQHVIRRRRVDLTETRSAADVLEVVRRARAEEWPLVDGVLMGYGFRDGLWPVPASVAALDAAVSDVPVVLVSGDLHCGWMNRAAQSRFGIELDDTGLLREGPWIALLHSFDEARGLSLSAYREAADAAAARGVVGVVEYENTDNVAEWSERTAQGLDALRVDIAVWPDRLEGAIAQGLRTGDIVDERGLIEFGRLKVVVDGSLNTRTAWCWDPYPGMDPGHPHACGLESVPVEELRRLLGIARAGGVEAAVHAIGDRANSEVLDTFEALDMRGVIEHAQLVREDDFARFAALGLIASVQPEHAMDDRDVADHHWAGRTARAFAFGSLHRAGAALRLGSDAPVAPLDPWVSLSAATARSRGDRDAWHPEQRLPLDVALAASVRSSLSVGQPADLVLSDGDPYAADRDALRGMPVAATLLAGRFTWRRI from the coding sequence ATGAGCCACGCCTCCGCCCTGACCCTGCAGAACGTCCGGCCGTACGACGGTGCCGAGCCCGTCGACGTGGTCGTGCGTGACGGACTGATCGCCGCGATCGCCCCGGCGGGCAGGACCCCTGCCGAGGGGGAGGCGGTCGACGGCGCCGGCCGCTGGATCGGCCCGGGGTTCTGGGACGCGCACGTGCACTTCACGCAGCACGTCATCCGCCGTCGTCGCGTCGATCTCACCGAGACGCGCAGCGCAGCCGATGTGCTCGAGGTCGTGCGTCGGGCGCGCGCCGAGGAGTGGCCTCTCGTCGACGGCGTGCTGATGGGCTACGGCTTCCGCGACGGGCTCTGGCCTGTGCCCGCCTCGGTCGCCGCCCTCGACGCCGCCGTGTCGGACGTGCCGGTGGTCCTCGTCAGCGGCGACCTGCACTGCGGATGGATGAACCGTGCCGCCCAGTCGCGCTTCGGCATCGAGCTCGACGACACAGGCCTGCTGCGCGAGGGGCCGTGGATCGCGCTGCTGCACTCCTTCGACGAGGCCAGGGGGCTGTCGCTGTCGGCGTACCGGGAGGCGGCGGATGCCGCGGCGGCCCGCGGCGTGGTCGGCGTGGTCGAGTACGAGAACACCGACAACGTCGCCGAGTGGTCCGAGCGCACCGCGCAGGGCCTCGACGCCCTCCGCGTCGACATCGCGGTGTGGCCCGACCGGCTGGAGGGGGCGATCGCGCAGGGCCTGCGCACGGGCGACATCGTCGACGAGCGCGGGCTGATCGAGTTCGGTCGTCTGAAGGTCGTCGTCGACGGCTCGCTCAACACCCGTACCGCGTGGTGCTGGGACCCGTACCCCGGCATGGATCCGGGCCACCCGCACGCGTGCGGCCTGGAGAGCGTTCCGGTCGAGGAGCTGCGGCGTCTGCTCGGCATCGCCCGCGCCGGGGGAGTCGAAGCCGCAGTGCACGCGATCGGCGACCGGGCGAACTCCGAGGTGCTCGACACCTTCGAGGCGCTCGACATGCGCGGGGTGATCGAGCACGCGCAGCTCGTGCGTGAGGACGACTTCGCCCGCTTCGCCGCCCTCGGGCTGATCGCCAGCGTGCAGCCCGAGCACGCGATGGACGACCGCGACGTCGCCGATCACCACTGGGCGGGTCGCACCGCGCGGGCGTTCGCGTTCGGCTCTCTGCACCGGGCCGGTGCCGCCCTGCGACTCGGCTCCGACGCCCCGGTCGCCCCGCTCGACCCCTGGGTCTCGCTGAGCGCGGCGACGGCGCGCAGCCGTGGAGACCGCGATGCCTGGCATCCGGAGCAGCGCCTGCCGCTGGACGTCGCACTGGCGGCATCCGTGCGCAGCAGCCTCTCGGTCGGGCAGCCGGCAGACCTCGTGCTCAGCGACGGAGACCCGTATGCCGCCGACCGCGACGCGCTGCGCGGGATGCCGGTGGCGGCGACGCTGCTCGCCGGGCGCTTCACCTGGCGCCGGATCTGA
- a CDS encoding ornithine cyclodeaminase yields the protein MTAFVGVADMVTWIATHGAERIMAEMADTIESDFRRWESFDKSERVANHTPFGVIELMPISDPDLYAFKYVNGHPFNPARGFQTVTAFGVLADVHNGYPVFLAEMTVLTALRTAATSAMVARALARPDSSTMAMIGAGSQAEFQALAFRAVLGIRRLRVFDVDEAASAKLVRNLVPRGFEVVVCASASEATAGADIVTTCTADKAVAQVLTDADVAPGMHINTIGGDCPGKTELDPRILERGPVFVEYTPQTRVEGEIQNVAPDFPVTEFWRVLTGAAPGRTSAEQVTIFDSVGFAIEDYSALRHLRDSVAGTDLSREIDLVAAPEDPKDLFGFTTVPVPAA from the coding sequence ATGACCGCCTTCGTGGGCGTCGCCGACATGGTGACCTGGATCGCGACGCACGGTGCCGAACGGATCATGGCCGAGATGGCCGACACGATCGAGTCCGACTTCCGTCGCTGGGAGTCGTTCGACAAGAGCGAGCGGGTGGCCAACCACACCCCGTTCGGCGTGATCGAGCTGATGCCGATCAGCGATCCCGACCTCTACGCGTTCAAGTACGTCAACGGGCATCCGTTCAACCCGGCGCGCGGCTTCCAGACCGTCACGGCGTTCGGGGTGCTCGCCGACGTGCACAACGGCTACCCGGTGTTCCTGGCCGAGATGACGGTGCTCACCGCGCTGCGCACCGCCGCCACGTCGGCGATGGTCGCCCGTGCGCTCGCACGTCCGGACTCGTCCACGATGGCGATGATCGGCGCGGGCAGTCAGGCGGAGTTCCAGGCGCTCGCGTTCCGCGCGGTGCTCGGCATCCGGCGACTGCGTGTGTTCGACGTCGATGAGGCGGCCTCCGCCAAGCTGGTGCGCAACCTCGTGCCGCGCGGCTTCGAGGTCGTCGTGTGCGCTTCGGCGTCCGAGGCGACGGCCGGCGCCGACATCGTCACCACGTGCACCGCCGACAAGGCGGTCGCGCAGGTGCTGACGGATGCCGACGTCGCCCCCGGCATGCACATCAACACGATCGGCGGCGACTGTCCCGGCAAGACCGAGCTCGATCCGCGGATCCTCGAGCGCGGGCCGGTGTTCGTCGAGTACACGCCGCAGACGCGTGTGGAGGGCGAGATCCAGAACGTCGCTCCCGATTTCCCGGTCACGGAGTTCTGGCGGGTGCTCACCGGTGCCGCGCCCGGTCGCACCTCCGCGGAGCAGGTCACGATCTTCGACTCGGTGGGCTTCGCGATCGAGGACTACTCGGCGCTGCGGCACCTGCGCGACAGCGTCGCCGGCACCGACCTCTCCCGCGAGATCGACCTGGTCGCCGCCCCCGAGGACCCCAAGGACCTGTTCGGGTTCACCACGGTCCCCGTCCCCGCCGCCTGA
- a CDS encoding FMN-binding negative transcriptional regulator translates to MRHTPDYVFDDVEGIRALVRENPWGTIVSFVPGKGLVASHYPLLLEEDAEGIVLVSHVGRPDERLHELGAHEVMVIVYGPQGYVSPSWYDTSPAVPTWNFAVAHLHGTPEILSDDENLRVLDRLVAHFESPLPEPYLMHQTLENTAYAERIVHGTVGFRLRVDRFEAKEKMSQDKPAEVVDRVIAALGEPGPYENPQLAARMVRVHGRETRA, encoded by the coding sequence ATGAGGCACACCCCGGACTACGTGTTCGACGACGTCGAGGGCATCCGTGCCCTGGTGCGCGAGAACCCGTGGGGCACGATCGTCAGCTTCGTGCCCGGCAAGGGACTGGTCGCCTCGCACTACCCGCTCCTGCTCGAGGAGGATGCCGAGGGCATCGTGCTCGTGAGCCATGTCGGTCGTCCGGATGAGCGGCTGCACGAGCTCGGTGCGCACGAGGTGATGGTGATCGTCTACGGGCCGCAGGGGTACGTCTCGCCCAGCTGGTACGACACCTCGCCCGCCGTGCCGACCTGGAACTTCGCGGTCGCGCACCTGCACGGCACCCCCGAGATCCTGTCCGACGACGAGAACCTGCGGGTGCTGGACCGTCTGGTCGCGCACTTCGAGAGCCCGCTGCCGGAGCCCTATCTGATGCACCAGACACTGGAGAACACCGCCTACGCGGAGCGGATCGTGCACGGCACGGTCGGGTTCCGACTCCGGGTCGACCGATTCGAAGCGAAAGAGAAGATGAGTCAGGACAAGCCGGCCGAAGTGGTCGACCGCGTGATCGCCGCACTCGGGGAACCGGGTCCGTACGAGAATCCGCAGCTCGCGGCGCGCATGGTGCGCGTGCACGGACGGGAGACCCGGGCATGA
- a CDS encoding FAS1-like dehydratase domain-containing protein translates to MSVVRTETVLVSVVEGYRGTFAAQEEVREVGAVLPAAWEGVLFPFAVPLADLRPDGTPARDGIIPEIDLPRRMYAGETTEFLRPLRVGDEVVQTTRLGSVVEKHGSRGRLVFVDVEREYAVDGEPAIRSVWHDVFLEAADPDAPVRSPRTDADAVAAADWSDEVALDARQLFRFSALTFNTHLIHYDRAWARDVEGLPDLLVHGPLTRILLMDAARRHHPQREAARLDVRAIAPTLVDRSVRVVGRDDGDRTVVTALDAADVVLATADITWRDS, encoded by the coding sequence GTGAGTGTCGTGCGCACCGAGACCGTGCTCGTCTCGGTGGTCGAGGGCTACCGCGGCACCTTCGCCGCGCAGGAGGAGGTCCGTGAGGTCGGCGCCGTGCTGCCCGCTGCCTGGGAGGGCGTGCTCTTCCCGTTCGCGGTGCCGCTGGCGGACCTGCGCCCGGACGGAACTCCCGCCCGCGACGGCATCATTCCCGAGATCGATCTGCCGCGGCGGATGTACGCGGGCGAGACCACGGAGTTCCTGCGCCCGTTGCGCGTCGGCGACGAGGTGGTGCAGACCACGCGGCTCGGGTCTGTGGTCGAGAAGCACGGCTCGCGCGGACGACTGGTCTTCGTCGATGTCGAGCGCGAGTATGCGGTCGACGGGGAGCCGGCGATCCGCAGCGTGTGGCACGACGTGTTCCTGGAGGCAGCCGACCCCGATGCCCCGGTGCGGTCGCCGCGCACGGATGCGGATGCCGTCGCCGCTGCAGACTGGTCCGACGAGGTCGCACTCGATGCGCGACAGCTGTTCCGATTCTCCGCGCTGACCTTCAACACGCACCTCATCCACTACGACCGCGCCTGGGCGCGCGACGTCGAGGGTCTGCCCGATCTGCTCGTTCACGGCCCGCTCACCCGTATCCTGCTCATGGACGCCGCGCGCAGACATCACCCGCAGCGCGAGGCGGCGCGACTCGATGTGCGTGCGATCGCCCCGACCCTGGTCGATCGATCCGTCCGCGTCGTGGGGCGCGACGACGGGGATCGCACCGTGGTCACCGCGTTGGATGCCGCCGACGTCGTGCTCGCCACGGCCGACATCACCTGGAGAGACTCATGA
- a CDS encoding CaiB/BaiF CoA transferase family protein, whose amino-acid sequence MTDPTLPAPGALTGVTVLDLSRVLAGPYAAQMLADLGATVIKIENPRDPDVSRGFPPYLTHGDEEFSAYYAQYNRGKLGVGLDLASPEGVEVLKDLVRSADVLVENFRPGTMAKLGVGWDVLHEINPRLVYTAISGYGHSGSRTRRPAFDNTAQAAGGLWSMNGYPDQPPVRVGVTIGDVSATLFAVIGTLAALRHAEATGEGQLVDVAQVDSILALTETAVVDYTVTGKVAAPAGNEHAWVRPYELFDCADGQVFFGAYTDKLWNASCDLFGTPEHKEDPEIDTMRKRFDAEVYERRVKPIVAAWLADRTKAELEELAGDVVPLTAVKTIAEVVDDPGTAERDMIVTADYGDLGVLRMFGQPIKLSATPATPGRTANRLAEHADQVLADLAGYDAARIAELRGAGVLP is encoded by the coding sequence ATGACCGATCCCACGCTCCCCGCGCCGGGCGCGCTCACCGGAGTCACGGTGCTCGACCTGTCGCGCGTGCTGGCCGGCCCCTACGCCGCTCAGATGCTCGCCGACCTGGGCGCGACGGTCATCAAGATCGAGAACCCGCGCGATCCCGACGTCTCGCGGGGGTTCCCGCCGTACCTGACGCACGGCGACGAGGAGTTCAGCGCCTACTACGCGCAGTACAACCGCGGGAAGCTCGGCGTGGGCCTCGACCTCGCGAGCCCGGAGGGCGTGGAGGTGCTCAAGGACCTGGTGCGCTCGGCCGACGTGCTGGTGGAGAACTTCCGCCCCGGCACCATGGCGAAGCTCGGCGTGGGGTGGGACGTGCTGCACGAGATCAACCCGCGCCTGGTCTACACGGCGATCTCCGGCTACGGCCACTCCGGCTCCCGCACGCGCCGACCGGCCTTCGACAACACCGCGCAGGCCGCCGGCGGGTTGTGGTCGATGAACGGCTACCCCGACCAGCCGCCGGTGCGCGTGGGCGTGACGATCGGCGACGTCTCCGCGACCCTGTTCGCGGTGATCGGCACGCTCGCCGCGCTGCGCCATGCGGAGGCGACCGGCGAGGGGCAGCTGGTCGACGTCGCGCAGGTCGACAGCATCCTGGCCCTGACCGAGACCGCCGTCGTGGACTACACGGTGACGGGCAAGGTCGCCGCACCGGCCGGCAACGAGCACGCCTGGGTGCGCCCGTACGAGCTGTTCGACTGTGCGGACGGCCAGGTGTTCTTCGGCGCGTACACCGACAAGCTCTGGAACGCGAGCTGCGATCTGTTCGGAACTCCCGAGCACAAGGAAGACCCCGAGATCGACACCATGCGCAAGCGGTTCGACGCCGAGGTCTACGAGCGCAGGGTCAAGCCCATCGTGGCGGCCTGGCTGGCCGATCGCACCAAGGCCGAGCTGGAGGAGCTCGCCGGCGACGTCGTGCCGCTGACAGCGGTGAAGACGATCGCCGAGGTCGTCGACGATCCCGGCACCGCAGAGCGCGACATGATCGTGACGGCCGACTACGGCGATCTGGGCGTGCTGCGCATGTTCGGGCAGCCGATCAAGCTCTCGGCGACGCCCGCCACTCCCGGCCGCACCGCGAACCGCCTGGCCGAGCATGCGGATCAGGTGCTCGCCGATCTCGCCGGCTACGACGCCGCGCGCATCGCCGAGCTGCGCGGCGCGGGCGTGCTGCCGTGA
- a CDS encoding hydroxymethylglutaryl-CoA lyase: MTPKPSPRVQPQPGLPARVTVYEVGPRDGLQAETDIIPAGVKAELCRRLYAAGSRDLEVTSFVPPTWIPQLADAAEVVAAVEVPEGARAVALVPNLRGLQRAIDAGIREVAVVVSATESFAKANLNTTRSGAIDRATEVIAAATAEGIPVRGYVSMAFGDPWEGQVDTAAVTSAATALHDAGARTIALGDTIGVATPGLTTRVVTEALAAGIPLSGIALHLHDTYGQSLANVHAALLLGIAEFDASVGGLGRCPYAKGATGNLATEDLVWMLHGLGIETGLDLGALAATTEWLSRVRGIRAPSNVARALAAAGLDTPDTAQEAPTP, encoded by the coding sequence ATGACTCCGAAGCCGTCGCCGCGCGTGCAGCCGCAACCCGGACTTCCCGCACGCGTCACCGTGTACGAGGTCGGACCGCGCGACGGACTGCAGGCCGAGACCGACATCATCCCCGCCGGCGTCAAGGCCGAGCTCTGCCGCCGGCTGTACGCCGCGGGGTCGCGCGATCTCGAGGTGACGAGCTTCGTGCCGCCGACGTGGATTCCGCAGCTCGCGGATGCCGCGGAGGTCGTGGCGGCGGTCGAGGTGCCGGAGGGAGCGCGTGCCGTCGCCCTGGTGCCGAACCTGCGCGGACTCCAGCGCGCGATCGATGCGGGCATCCGCGAGGTCGCGGTCGTGGTCAGCGCCACGGAGTCGTTCGCGAAGGCGAACCTCAACACCACCAGGAGCGGGGCGATCGACCGGGCGACCGAGGTCATCGCCGCGGCCACGGCCGAGGGCATCCCCGTGCGCGGCTACGTGTCGATGGCGTTCGGCGACCCCTGGGAGGGGCAGGTCGACACGGCAGCGGTGACCTCCGCGGCGACCGCGCTGCACGACGCCGGCGCCAGGACCATCGCGCTGGGCGACACGATCGGCGTCGCCACCCCCGGACTCACGACCCGCGTCGTGACCGAGGCCCTCGCCGCCGGCATCCCGCTCTCCGGCATCGCGCTGCACCTGCATGACACCTACGGCCAGTCGCTCGCGAACGTGCATGCCGCGCTGCTGCTGGGCATCGCCGAGTTCGACGCCTCGGTCGGCGGCCTGGGTCGCTGCCCCTACGCCAAGGGCGCAACCGGTAACCTCGCGACGGAGGACCTGGTGTGGATGCTGCACGGCCTGGGCATCGAGACCGGCCTCGACCTCGGCGCCCTCGCGGCGACGACCGAGTGGCTCTCGCGGGTCCGCGGTATCCGTGCGCCGTCGAACGTGGCGCGGGCGCTCGCCGCCGCCGGACTCGACACCCCCGACACCGCACAGGAGGCTCCGACACCATGA
- a CDS encoding GAF domain-containing protein, whose protein sequence is MSRASDAISTLLDAAHDSDLVGPTAVSDALAQLGASEGDAAEIAELVHRSQRELSRLRRREHELSALFSSARELAELRDSDAVLARLVQRAHTMMGVDLAYLSEFDPDTRELRVRETSGSVSASFQTLRVPPGRGLASVVVESRMPQWVSDYSEYARERHDSGIDDAVSAEGLVSLLGVPMVTSDDVLGVLFVANREARSFTPDQVALLTAVADHASIILQTTQTLRDLQESEDESRTTLASLTAHLVERDRANTVHQELVQAVLAGGGFGPVAETLASALGRAVAIIDAQEQIIAAAGLPLAPSMLTLPEPVREAIAESRRSGYCVAVPEGGVRAVAALSAGSRHFGALLLGDGDFELGAVDLRTIERAAQVGALLELQQEAASGADLRIRSELVADLLDDVPERRADVERRARRLGVDLQVLDSLILVSVPGDQHTAALRELSRQLDDRSLVGEYRGFVVAAYSAERTVVEVERLRAHVASAIQHPVSVVVPRPASGALPEAFQTAMRTARLIAALELTDITAQVDDFLPYSAILDTDVRALSAFLRDTIGAVRRYDEERGADLLGTLRAFVRNNASPTRTARALNFHTNTILQRLDRLDHVLGASWRDDERMFRIGIAVRLDELRDRLQAR, encoded by the coding sequence ATGAGCCGCGCATCCGACGCGATCTCCACCCTGCTCGATGCCGCCCACGACAGCGATCTGGTCGGCCCCACCGCGGTCAGTGATGCGCTCGCCCAGCTGGGCGCCTCGGAGGGGGATGCGGCCGAGATCGCCGAGCTCGTGCACCGCTCGCAACGTGAGCTCTCGCGGCTGCGTCGCCGCGAGCACGAGCTCTCGGCCCTGTTCTCCAGCGCCCGTGAGCTCGCGGAGCTGCGCGACAGCGATGCCGTGCTCGCCCGGCTCGTGCAGCGGGCCCACACCATGATGGGTGTCGACCTGGCCTACCTGTCGGAGTTCGACCCCGACACCCGCGAGCTGCGGGTGCGCGAGACCAGCGGTTCCGTCAGCGCGTCGTTCCAGACGCTGCGCGTGCCGCCAGGACGGGGGCTGGCGAGCGTGGTGGTCGAGTCGCGGATGCCGCAGTGGGTGTCGGACTACTCGGAGTACGCGAGGGAGCGCCACGACTCGGGAATCGACGACGCCGTATCGGCCGAGGGTCTGGTGTCGCTGCTCGGGGTACCCATGGTGACCTCCGACGACGTGCTCGGCGTGCTGTTCGTGGCCAACAGGGAGGCGCGCAGCTTCACCCCCGACCAGGTCGCGCTGCTCACGGCCGTGGCCGACCACGCGTCGATCATCCTGCAGACCACCCAGACGCTGCGCGACCTGCAGGAGTCGGAGGACGAGAGCCGCACCACTCTGGCCAGCCTCACTGCGCACCTCGTGGAGCGCGACCGCGCCAACACCGTGCACCAGGAGCTGGTGCAGGCCGTGCTCGCCGGCGGCGGATTCGGTCCTGTGGCCGAGACTCTCGCCTCGGCGCTCGGCCGGGCGGTCGCGATCATCGACGCGCAGGAGCAGATCATCGCCGCGGCCGGGCTACCCCTTGCCCCCAGCATGCTGACGCTGCCGGAGCCCGTGCGCGAAGCGATCGCCGAGAGCCGTCGCTCCGGATACTGCGTCGCGGTGCCGGAAGGGGGCGTGCGCGCCGTCGCCGCCCTGTCAGCCGGCAGTCGGCACTTCGGCGCACTGCTGCTCGGCGACGGCGACTTCGAGCTCGGTGCCGTGGATCTGCGCACGATCGAGCGGGCCGCGCAGGTGGGCGCCCTGCTCGAGCTGCAGCAGGAGGCCGCATCGGGAGCCGACCTGCGCATCCGGAGCGAACTGGTCGCCGATCTGCTCGACGACGTACCGGAGCGCCGCGCCGATGTCGAGCGGCGTGCCCGCCGGCTGGGCGTCGATCTGCAGGTGCTCGACTCGCTGATCCTCGTCTCGGTGCCGGGCGACCAGCACACGGCCGCGCTGCGGGAGCTGAGCAGACAGCTCGACGACCGCTCTCTCGTGGGCGAGTACCGCGGGTTCGTCGTCGCCGCGTACAGCGCCGAGCGCACTGTCGTCGAGGTCGAGCGCCTGCGCGCGCACGTCGCCTCCGCGATCCAGCATCCGGTCTCCGTCGTCGTGCCCCGCCCGGCATCCGGCGCCCTGCCGGAGGCCTTCCAGACCGCGATGCGCACGGCCCGACTGATCGCGGCGCTCGAGCTCACCGACATCACCGCACAGGTCGACGACTTCCTCCCGTACTCGGCGATCCTCGACACGGATGTGCGGGCGCTGAGCGCGTTCCTGCGCGACACGATCGGTGCCGTCCGCCGCTACGACGAAGAACGCGGGGCCGATCTGCTCGGCACACTGCGCGCCTTCGTGCGCAACAACGCCAGCCCCACGCGTACGGCCCGCGCACTGAACTTCCACACCAACACGATCCTGCAGCGACTCGACAGGCTCGACCACGTACTCGGCGCATCCTGGCGCGATGACGAGCGGATGTTCCGTATCGGCATCGCCGTGCGGCTCGACGAGCTGCGCGACCGCCTGCAGGCCCGCTGA